Proteins from a genomic interval of Paenibacillus sp. FSL H8-0048:
- a CDS encoding N-6 DNA methylase produces the protein MTAKMQQMVELSAQTARSVTDDPEQWGAFLRTAAWNYKYPFHDQLLLFAQRPDATACATIEVWNKRLDRWVKRGAKGIALIEDRGSTLGLRHVFDISDTQSRKAQEITLWHLRPEDNTAIAETLSNRLDQEGEYATLPELLIATAKQAVEDNSTDYVQAIMKELEFSLLEELEPSHVELLFRLNAQYAVGYMLLTRCGFSAADYIGEEELAGIGYFNTLPTLSQLGAAISDVSEMLLRELESTIREQRRVERAPVQQYKSRSLAKLTPLQHNKANKTEGKDEHGTELHPSRGLPASKSGIVGGGNGDWQVWDAAQKLPPDAAEGLVRQSNVIGQATGPSDRDRTDPATAARNRYEPAPADAASTRQGERADGMDGSHEQPQATGGGASTAGADLQLKWHDRSAEDNRLPFFHDYKAINELLRIAPLRESKAAIELFFAQNDEPQARQLYVRSLFEPEPSELILASGLRIGYEPYANVLHLWTGLAEAREAQGFYDWGVIAGHIQSMLLLQEFQEQATLPTVEQQLLWMEEAEAEKASAFALPQAVIDAILQQGSGFENSKYRIAAHFQQHLSPKEHADFLKQEYGEGGRAPILTGTEIREWHNRKGITLERGFSGKPDDKITLSWMKVQKRIRELIASGRYLTQPEKEQFALYLQREQGEAELVHNEAVTNEAVQTNQDTAKYERYIYSQGDTVFEDETEYEIAFFTKEFVRLRDANSPYYTMDVSHEQLKHLLRINPLNSDFWRLLDREEQAQTIINKNNQDDPLQSMNNQEKDIRQTQVQAISNTSLGDQDTKGSNANHPAPGNFRIQDIELGHGSAKVKFTYNIEAIQLLKQVEEENRQATTEEQKILAQYVGWGGLAQAFDEGNTQWSSEYNQLKSILEPEEYELARSSTLNAYYTPPTVIQAIYKCLERMGFRSGNILEPACGTGNFLGLVPDSFQDSRLFGVELDSLTGRLAKQLYPDASITVSGFEQTTLPDSFFDLAIGNIPFGGYGVSDKKYDKHKFLIHDYFFAKTLDKVRPGGIIAFVTSKGTMDKQNPSVRKYIAERAEMLGAVRLPNNAFSNAGTEVTADILFLQKRDRMVTVSEQGVEWLSLAETGDGLPINAYFAAHPEMVLGTMVFDDRMYGNKRETACLPHPNISLSELLEEAMLGIHAEWQELEREELPDEQDFSLPAAPNVRNFSYTLVDGCVYYRENSRMHRVDTSITATGRIKGLLALRETVRTLMDYQIEDYSESAIREQQQRLGKQYDQFTKQYGLINSRANSLAFSDDSAYFLLCSLEILDEEGRLLRKADMFNKRTIKQQSVVERVDTAAEALSISIGEKACVDLLFMENLTGFTRERLVQKLQGIIFANPERTDVEGNPIYETADAYLSGHVRDKLRIAKQFATYDEARYGENVRALEVVQPKDLDASEIDVRLGATWLPAEDIRSFMFELLDTPYMFQQSIQVLFSEYTAAWNLRGKNEDHSNNIKANMTYGTSRMSAYKIMEDTLNLRDVRIFDTVVEDGVEKRVLNRQETAIAQQKQEQIKEAFQEWIWKEPQRRERLTQLYNERFNAIRPREYDGSHIRFKGMNPEIGLRQHQINAVARALYGGNALFAHCVGAGKTFAMTAAAMESKHLGLCNKSMFVVPNHLIEQWAAEFLQLYPAANVLVTTRKDFETKNRKRFCARIATGDYDAIIIGHSQFERIPISTERQRQQLHDQIVEITSGIRELKEAKSERYAIKQLEKTKKTLQVKLEKLNDTSRKDDVVTFEELGVDRLFVDEADSYKNLFLYTKMRNVAGLSQTEAQKSSDMFAKCRYLNELTEGRGVVFATGTPISNSITEMYTMQRYLQYERLQKQGLQHFDSWASTFGETVTAIELAPEGTGYRAKTRFARFYNLPELMNMFKEVADIQTADMLQLPVPKAYFHNVAVPPSEFQKNMVAELSERAEKVRAKVIEPHEDNMLKITNDGRKLALDQRLANPILPDDESSKVSACASNVYQHWLDGSKEQLTQLVFCDLSTPKTDGTFNVYDELKRKLIEKGVPAEEIAYIHQANTDVQKKELFAKVRVGQVRILLGSTAKLGAGTNVQTKLIALHDLDCPWRPRDLEQRSGRIIRQGNQNDEVHIFRYVTENTFDAYMYQTLENKQRFISQIMTSKSPVRSAEDIDETALSYAEVKALATGNPYIKEKMDLDIQVSKLKLLKANHLSQRYALEDRLLKILPVQIKSTEERIAGLEKDVALFKLAIQKYGDDSVFPGIVIEGISYMERVKAGVALLEACKKMTSPDPQEIGNYLDFSLWLSFDSFQKEYKATLRGTLGHTVSLGSDGGGNMTRLNNVLSDLPSKLQYARQQLTTLYQQVDTAKEQVVMPFEKEQELQEKAKRLAELNILLNMDKRENEGVDTVPDEQQESTRRPPHRER, from the coding sequence TTGACTGCAAAAATGCAGCAAATGGTGGAGCTTTCTGCACAAACGGCTCGTAGCGTCACGGATGATCCTGAACAGTGGGGCGCTTTTTTGCGAACAGCAGCATGGAATTATAAGTATCCCTTTCATGACCAGCTGCTCCTGTTTGCACAGCGTCCCGATGCAACGGCCTGCGCAACTATAGAGGTGTGGAATAAGCGCTTGGATCGCTGGGTAAAGCGTGGAGCCAAAGGCATAGCATTAATTGAGGATCGGGGTAGCACGCTTGGTCTTCGCCATGTGTTTGATATTTCAGATACGCAAAGCCGCAAGGCACAGGAGATAACACTTTGGCATCTCAGGCCAGAGGACAACACTGCGATTGCCGAAACACTAAGCAATAGGCTAGACCAAGAAGGCGAATATGCCACCTTACCTGAATTACTAATCGCCACCGCAAAACAGGCGGTAGAGGACAATAGTACAGATTATGTTCAGGCGATAATGAAGGAGCTAGAGTTCAGCTTATTGGAAGAGCTGGAGCCATCGCATGTAGAGCTGTTGTTTCGCCTGAACGCACAGTATGCGGTAGGCTATATGCTACTGACACGATGTGGCTTTTCTGCCGCGGACTATATTGGCGAAGAAGAGCTAGCAGGTATTGGCTATTTTAATACCTTGCCTACCCTATCTCAATTGGGGGCTGCCATCAGCGATGTGTCAGAAATGCTGCTGCGCGAGTTGGAATCAACCATTCGAGAGCAGCGACGAGTTGAACGTGCCCCCGTACAGCAATATAAGAGCCGCAGCCTTGCAAAACTAACACCGCTCCAGCACAATAAAGCTAACAAGACAGAAGGGAAGGATGAGCATGGAACTGAGCTACACCCGTCAAGGGGACTACCAGCTTCCAAATCTGGTATTGTCGGAGGAGGTAATGGCGATTGGCAAGTATGGGATGCTGCGCAAAAGCTACCTCCAGACGCAGCAGAAGGGCTTGTACGCCAGTCTAATGTTATCGGGCAAGCTACAGGCCCATCTGACAGAGATCGAACAGACCCTGCGACAGCAGCTCGAAATCGTTATGAGCCAGCTCCTGCTGATGCAGCCAGCACCAGACAAGGCGAGCGAGCCGATGGCATGGACGGCTCACATGAACAGCCTCAAGCAACAGGCGGAGGAGCTTCTACTGCCGGAGCTGATTTACAGCTAAAATGGCATGATCGGAGTGCGGAGGACAATCGTCTTCCGTTTTTTCATGACTATAAGGCGATTAATGAGCTGCTGCGCATAGCGCCCTTGCGCGAGAGCAAGGCAGCTATTGAACTGTTTTTTGCTCAAAATGATGAGCCGCAAGCACGGCAACTGTATGTACGAAGTCTGTTTGAGCCTGAACCGTCGGAGCTTATACTAGCAAGCGGACTGCGTATCGGCTATGAGCCTTATGCGAATGTCCTGCATCTATGGACAGGATTAGCAGAAGCACGAGAAGCACAAGGCTTCTATGATTGGGGCGTCATTGCCGGACATATTCAAAGCATGCTGCTTCTACAGGAGTTTCAAGAGCAAGCGACATTACCCACCGTTGAACAACAGCTATTATGGATGGAGGAAGCAGAGGCGGAAAAGGCCTCTGCTTTTGCTTTGCCTCAAGCGGTCATAGATGCCATATTACAGCAGGGAAGCGGATTTGAGAATAGCAAGTATCGGATTGCTGCTCATTTTCAACAGCATTTATCTCCCAAGGAGCATGCCGATTTTCTAAAGCAGGAGTACGGTGAGGGTGGTCGTGCCCCTATTCTTACGGGTACGGAAATAAGGGAATGGCATAACAGGAAGGGGATTACACTTGAGCGTGGCTTCAGCGGAAAGCCTGACGACAAAATCACCTTGTCCTGGATGAAGGTACAAAAGCGTATCCGTGAATTAATTGCGTCTGGACGTTATTTGACCCAACCAGAGAAGGAACAATTCGCTCTCTATCTGCAAAGAGAACAAGGAGAAGCAGAGCTTGTTCATAATGAGGCTGTGACTAATGAAGCTGTTCAAACGAATCAAGATACAGCCAAATATGAGCGATATATATATTCTCAAGGGGATACAGTATTTGAAGATGAAACGGAGTATGAGATTGCCTTCTTCACCAAGGAATTTGTTCGACTTCGGGATGCAAATAGCCCCTATTATACAATGGATGTTTCTCATGAGCAGCTCAAGCATCTTTTGCGAATCAATCCGCTAAATTCAGATTTTTGGCGGCTTCTTGACAGAGAAGAACAAGCTCAGACCATTATCAATAAAAATAACCAAGATGATCCTTTACAGAGCATGAATAATCAAGAGAAGGACATCAGGCAAACACAAGTCCAAGCTATAAGCAACACTTCATTAGGAGACCAGGATACAAAAGGTTCTAATGCAAACCATCCCGCTCCAGGTAATTTTCGTATTCAGGATATTGAGCTTGGACATGGTAGTGCCAAAGTAAAGTTTACCTACAATATAGAAGCCATTCAGCTTTTAAAGCAGGTGGAGGAGGAAAATCGTCAGGCCACCACTGAGGAGCAAAAAATTCTTGCCCAGTATGTGGGGTGGGGAGGATTAGCGCAAGCCTTTGATGAGGGAAATACCCAGTGGAGTAGCGAGTACAATCAGTTAAAGAGCATACTGGAGCCGGAGGAATATGAGCTTGCACGTTCCTCCACACTAAATGCCTATTACACTCCCCCAACCGTTATTCAAGCGATATACAAGTGCCTGGAGAGAATGGGCTTTCGTAGCGGAAATATATTAGAGCCAGCCTGTGGAACAGGCAACTTTTTGGGTCTTGTGCCGGATTCCTTTCAGGATTCACGGCTTTTTGGCGTGGAGCTGGATAGCCTTACAGGCAGGCTAGCTAAGCAGCTTTATCCCGATGCATCCATTACCGTAAGTGGCTTTGAGCAAACGACACTGCCTGACAGCTTTTTTGACCTTGCCATTGGCAATATACCCTTTGGTGGCTATGGCGTTTCCGACAAAAAGTATGACAAGCACAAATTCTTAATCCATGATTACTTTTTTGCCAAAACGTTGGATAAGGTACGACCTGGTGGAATCATTGCCTTTGTCACCTCAAAGGGGACAATGGACAAGCAAAATCCTTCGGTTCGTAAATACATCGCAGAAAGAGCAGAGATGCTTGGTGCCGTAAGACTGCCCAATAATGCCTTCTCTAATGCAGGAACGGAAGTAACAGCAGACATCTTGTTTTTACAAAAGCGCGACCGCATGGTTACTGTCAGTGAACAAGGCGTGGAATGGCTTAGCCTTGCTGAAACGGGTGATGGTTTGCCAATCAATGCGTATTTTGCAGCGCATCCTGAAATGGTGCTTGGCACAATGGTCTTTGATGACCGGATGTATGGCAATAAGCGAGAAACAGCCTGTCTGCCCCATCCCAACATAAGCCTAAGCGAGCTTTTAGAGGAAGCCATGCTGGGCATTCATGCAGAGTGGCAGGAATTAGAGCGCGAAGAACTTCCGGATGAACAAGACTTCTCTTTACCTGCTGCTCCAAATGTTCGCAACTTTAGCTACACACTGGTGGATGGGTGCGTTTATTATCGGGAAAACAGCCGTATGCACCGAGTGGATACCTCAATTACCGCTACCGGACGTATTAAGGGGCTACTGGCTTTACGGGAAACGGTGCGCACACTGATGGACTATCAGATAGAGGATTACAGTGAGTCGGCCATCCGTGAGCAGCAGCAAAGGCTGGGGAAGCAGTACGACCAGTTCACCAAGCAATATGGCTTGATTAATAGTCGAGCCAACAGCCTTGCTTTCTCCGATGATAGCGCCTATTTTTTGCTTTGCTCACTGGAGATATTGGATGAGGAGGGACGACTGCTTCGCAAGGCGGACATGTTCAACAAGCGAACGATTAAGCAACAGTCTGTCGTAGAGCGTGTAGATACAGCGGCAGAAGCACTTTCCATATCTATTGGGGAAAAGGCATGTGTTGATTTGCTCTTTATGGAGAATTTAACAGGCTTCACAAGAGAACGGCTGGTACAGAAGCTGCAAGGCATCATATTTGCCAATCCAGAACGAACGGATGTCGAAGGAAATCCGATATATGAAACGGCTGATGCTTATCTTTCCGGTCATGTGCGGGATAAGCTGCGAATTGCCAAGCAGTTTGCCACGTATGATGAGGCAAGGTATGGCGAAAATGTCAGGGCGCTTGAAGTGGTGCAGCCGAAGGATTTGGATGCCTCTGAAATTGATGTGCGGTTGGGTGCAACTTGGCTGCCAGCGGAGGATATCCGCAGCTTTATGTTTGAGCTGCTGGATACGCCCTATATGTTCCAGCAATCCATTCAGGTGCTTTTTTCTGAGTATACAGCGGCCTGGAATTTACGCGGCAAGAATGAGGACCACAGCAATAATATTAAGGCCAATATGACGTATGGTACAAGCCGAATGAGTGCGTACAAAATAATGGAGGATACACTAAACCTGCGGGATGTACGCATCTTTGATACGGTGGTTGAGGACGGGGTAGAAAAGCGAGTGCTAAACAGGCAGGAAACGGCAATCGCTCAGCAAAAGCAGGAGCAAATAAAGGAGGCCTTTCAGGAGTGGATATGGAAGGAGCCTCAACGAAGGGAACGATTAACACAGCTTTACAATGAGCGATTTAATGCGATTAGGCCGCGCGAATATGATGGCAGTCATATTCGCTTTAAGGGTATGAATCCGGAAATTGGACTGAGACAGCACCAGATTAATGCAGTTGCTCGTGCCTTATATGGGGGAAATGCGTTGTTTGCACATTGTGTGGGCGCGGGGAAGACCTTTGCAATGACTGCTGCGGCGATGGAAAGTAAGCATTTGGGATTATGTAACAAAAGTATGTTTGTTGTTCCCAATCACTTAATCGAGCAGTGGGCAGCAGAGTTTTTGCAGCTCTATCCCGCAGCTAATGTTTTAGTAACGACGAGGAAGGATTTTGAAACTAAAAATCGCAAGCGTTTTTGCGCTCGAATTGCTACAGGGGATTATGATGCAATTATTATAGGTCACTCACAGTTTGAAAGGATTCCGATTTCAACAGAACGGCAGCGTCAGCAATTGCATGATCAAATTGTTGAAATTACGAGTGGTATTCGGGAGTTGAAGGAAGCTAAAAGTGAGCGCTATGCGATTAAGCAGCTAGAGAAGACCAAAAAAACGCTTCAGGTCAAGCTGGAGAAGCTGAATGATACGAGCCGCAAGGATGATGTTGTTACCTTTGAGGAGCTTGGCGTGGATCGGCTGTTCGTGGATGAGGCTGATTCCTACAAGAACCTGTTTTTGTATACCAAAATGCGTAATGTAGCGGGTTTATCCCAAACAGAGGCTCAGAAGTCCTCCGATATGTTTGCGAAGTGCCGTTATTTGAATGAGCTGACAGAGGGGCGCGGGGTTGTTTTTGCAACAGGCACCCCCATCTCCAACTCCATTACTGAAATGTATACGATGCAGCGCTACCTCCAATATGAACGGCTACAAAAGCAGGGATTGCAGCATTTTGATTCCTGGGCGTCCACATTTGGTGAGACAGTTACCGCTATTGAGCTTGCGCCGGAAGGAACAGGGTATAGAGCGAAAACAAGGTTTGCTCGCTTTTACAATTTGCCCGAGCTAATGAATATGTTTAAGGAAGTTGCGGACATTCAAACAGCAGACATGCTCCAGCTTCCTGTGCCAAAGGCATATTTTCATAATGTTGCTGTACCACCGAGTGAATTTCAAAAGAACATGGTAGCAGAGCTATCAGAGCGTGCAGAAAAGGTTCGTGCTAAGGTGATCGAGCCTCACGAAGACAACATGCTCAAGATTACAAATGATGGACGCAAGCTGGCTTTAGACCAGCGATTGGCTAATCCAATACTTCCTGATGATGAGAGCAGCAAGGTGAGCGCTTGTGCAAGCAATGTCTATCAGCATTGGTTAGACGGATCGAAGGAACAACTCACACAGCTTGTATTTTGCGACCTGTCTACCCCCAAAACGGATGGTACATTCAATGTGTATGATGAGTTAAAGCGAAAGCTAATAGAAAAAGGTGTGCCGGCAGAGGAAATTGCCTATATTCATCAAGCCAATACAGATGTACAAAAGAAGGAGTTATTTGCTAAAGTGCGGGTCGGGCAGGTGCGGATTTTGCTTGGTTCAACCGCCAAGCTTGGCGCGGGTACCAATGTGCAGACAAAATTGATTGCACTTCATGACCTGGATTGTCCGTGGCGTCCAAGAGATCTGGAGCAGCGTAGTGGACGAATTATTCGGCAAGGTAATCAGAACGACGAGGTTCATATTTTTCGCTACGTCACCGAGAATACGTTTGATGCTTATATGTATCAGACGCTAGAGAACAAGCAGCGCTTTATCTCCCAAATTATGACCAGTAAGTCCCCTGTACGCTCTGCGGAGGATATTGATGAAACAGCGTTGTCCTATGCTGAGGTAAAGGCGCTGGCGACAGGCAACCCGTACATTAAGGAAAAGATGGATTTAGATATTCAGGTATCCAAGCTAAAGCTGCTAAAGGCCAATCATTTAAGCCAGCGATATGCACTGGAGGATAGGCTTCTCAAAATACTGCCTGTGCAAATTAAGTCCACAGAAGAGAGAATTGCGGGCTTGGAGAAGGACGTAGCCTTGTTCAAACTGGCTATTCAAAAATATGGGGATGACTCAGTCTTTCCTGGTATAGTTATTGAAGGAATTAGCTATATGGAAAGGGTGAAAGCAGGCGTAGCCTTGCTAGAGGCATGCAAGAAAATGACATCGCCAGATCCACAGGAGATTGGCAATTATTTGGACTTCAGCTTATGGCTGTCCTTTGACAGCTTTCAAAAGGAATATAAGGCAACGCTTCGCGGCACGCTTGGTCATACTGTTTCATTGGGATCAGACGGTGGGGGCAACATGACACGCTTAAACAATGTGTTGTCCGACCTGCCAAGCAAGCTGCAATATGCTAGACAACAACTAACAACACTGTACCAGCAGGTGGATACCGCCAAGGAGCAGGTGGTTATGCCATTTGAAAAAGAGCAGGAGCTACAGGAGAAAGCTAAGCGACTTGCCGAGTTAAACATCTTATTGAATATGGACAAACGAGAAAATGAAGGAGTAGATACTGTTCCCGATGAGCAGCAGGAGTCAACTCGCAGGCCCCCTCATAGGGAGAGATAA
- a CDS encoding DUF5704 domain-containing protein: MKDTKFYKRLLCMLLACTFFMPIFPNQQAKAAPPIMGVEDGMVKFEITSTAASNAIRYRTVGWVVTREQVCSTTIPKQCADPRTKPHAVFLNQEVKQTGQSPNPPVPGKPLTSYYKIPEEIVTQRLWAAGMEGIKDNDDLYFYAVMVSINGDGTVRKGPFYTLSGIKGAEGWRHPDDLDDYFGIHLYYRSADFPVDIIAKTVDGQVIQQPQVTFLKGKYKIGEEINHEFPEVIEDGGKTYTIVRSYISPKQDNTQKKWLQENPETNDKVRVRSFTVALGGTDLVAEYKQQDGGQTEEPLPGGTKEAEIMEPSVTASIQADKRGQEKFDVLKGIPTSESLYVQAQAKSYLYRSKFSEIKGKKSYPITVSRTYTLRWTETKPGPPDSEGNATTVSVSRSDTQIVTNSYTVERKYSYWLINRLEVYGLEKATVSNYALPAGQVVLQPKGYTQPNVAVTHTTDTASHLTDPVYQNVTLPGQTIQGGSSRPSVPSENWKPQAEAAIGKIKVRNDSLVFSGQTVMDSRQAEEAAPAPGSIPAPSMIGQNVLYGQGYVIDASKSNKVSQPSSGKLDYKLVKGIGGGQAQSFPIQGINPVTVHTPVVNLASVSDDKAHNQKTQPTAGRSALILNRPFTVAIPTSGQHRSITGYGSRDYAKYMRDKQVWFPFDVYRADRTTLIPKETWISIPVGELQTAFYLPTWVDEGHYTMLFQTLAENSPAAFTSQMHANLDNAHHVATQTVDVEVIGRIFDFRITDIADYQWETVFRTAKGSATPTGNSYWVGKNGIDGAARGNTSPFVLPIRPGSHPEIGKKNIAVKTGYQFKFEVKTLGNMFGSGDGIKITPTFYFVDSTGKNRQEVDLYYHSGNTRFIRIGSSADTERRQVILDTRLRNVSQQELTQTAISLWALNGSTGDQQTYVRQFLKNAQQNTYVGGYDVMLLPPQLRTLIGSKKAPSGVNAARVQASVQCWFGEYSLPAAPYVVPKGFNVAEYGRTHRLDDKSSIFLRNGYIIVNFKLETIRNQKLNEPHLQYKDAPLSNQWQLEGFQRSFVDPYGATFSLLDGDVVFYHANLSSYNDFGTGGTH, encoded by the coding sequence ATGAAAGATACAAAATTTTATAAGCGTCTACTGTGCATGCTGCTTGCATGCACTTTTTTTATGCCAATCTTCCCTAACCAGCAAGCAAAAGCTGCACCGCCTATTATGGGTGTAGAGGACGGCATGGTGAAGTTTGAAATAACCAGCACTGCTGCATCCAACGCTATCCGATACCGTACAGTGGGATGGGTTGTAACAAGAGAACAGGTATGCTCTACAACCATTCCCAAGCAATGTGCTGATCCAAGGACTAAGCCTCATGCTGTATTCCTTAATCAAGAGGTGAAGCAAACAGGACAATCTCCAAATCCTCCAGTACCAGGAAAGCCCCTGACCTCCTATTACAAAATACCAGAGGAGATTGTAACACAGCGGCTTTGGGCAGCAGGCATGGAGGGCATTAAGGATAATGATGACCTGTACTTTTATGCGGTTATGGTTTCTATCAATGGGGATGGTACGGTTCGCAAGGGACCATTTTACACCTTGTCTGGTATTAAGGGCGCGGAGGGCTGGCGGCATCCCGATGATCTCGATGATTATTTTGGCATCCATCTATACTATCGAAGTGCTGACTTTCCAGTAGATATTATTGCTAAAACGGTTGATGGACAAGTCATTCAACAGCCTCAGGTTACTTTTTTAAAGGGTAAATATAAAATCGGGGAGGAAATCAATCACGAATTTCCAGAAGTTATTGAAGATGGGGGCAAAACCTATACGATTGTCCGATCCTATATATCACCAAAGCAGGATAATACCCAAAAAAAATGGCTGCAAGAAAATCCAGAAACAAATGATAAGGTGCGTGTTCGGAGCTTTACCGTTGCATTAGGTGGAACCGATCTTGTTGCAGAATACAAGCAGCAGGACGGAGGACAAACAGAGGAGCCTTTACCTGGGGGCACGAAGGAAGCTGAAATAATGGAGCCATCAGTAACAGCGTCTATACAAGCAGATAAACGAGGACAAGAGAAATTTGATGTGCTCAAGGGCATTCCAACCTCAGAGTCTCTTTATGTACAAGCTCAGGCCAAATCCTATTTATATCGTAGCAAGTTCTCAGAGATAAAGGGCAAAAAATCATACCCTATTACTGTTAGCCGCACCTATACTTTGCGCTGGACAGAAACCAAGCCGGGTCCTCCTGACAGTGAGGGAAATGCAACGACTGTATCAGTTAGCCGTTCAGATACACAAATAGTGACCAATAGCTATACAGTAGAGCGAAAATATAGCTATTGGCTGATTAATCGGTTAGAAGTGTACGGCCTTGAAAAAGCAACCGTTTCAAATTATGCACTGCCTGCTGGTCAGGTCGTACTCCAGCCGAAGGGCTATACACAGCCCAATGTAGCTGTCACGCATACAACAGATACTGCATCTCATCTCACTGATCCTGTCTATCAAAACGTAACGCTGCCTGGACAAACGATACAGGGCGGTAGTAGTCGTCCAAGTGTCCCTAGTGAAAACTGGAAGCCACAGGCGGAGGCAGCCATTGGGAAAATCAAGGTAAGAAACGATTCACTGGTGTTCAGCGGTCAAACGGTGATGGATAGCCGTCAGGCAGAGGAGGCCGCACCAGCACCGGGAAGTATTCCTGCGCCGTCCATGATTGGACAGAATGTGTTGTATGGGCAGGGCTATGTGATTGATGCAAGCAAGAGCAACAAGGTTAGTCAGCCAAGCTCAGGCAAGCTGGATTATAAGCTGGTCAAGGGGATTGGTGGCGGACAAGCACAAAGCTTCCCGATTCAAGGCATCAATCCTGTAACCGTTCATACTCCCGTAGTTAACCTGGCATCCGTATCTGACGACAAGGCGCATAACCAGAAAACACAGCCCACTGCTGGACGTTCAGCGCTCATTTTAAATCGTCCCTTTACTGTAGCTATTCCAACCAGCGGACAGCATCGGAGCATCACAGGCTACGGCAGTCGCGATTATGCCAAATATATGCGGGACAAGCAGGTTTGGTTTCCATTTGATGTGTATCGGGCAGATCGGACAACACTGATTCCCAAGGAAACCTGGATCTCCATTCCTGTCGGGGAGCTACAGACTGCCTTTTATCTGCCGACTTGGGTGGATGAAGGCCATTATACCATGTTGTTCCAAACGCTTGCTGAAAACAGTCCCGCAGCCTTCACCTCACAAATGCATGCCAATCTGGACAATGCGCATCATGTTGCGACACAAACCGTTGATGTGGAGGTAATTGGGCGTATATTCGATTTTCGGATTACGGATATTGCCGATTATCAGTGGGAAACGGTGTTCCGTACAGCTAAAGGCAGTGCCACACCGACCGGAAATAGCTACTGGGTTGGAAAAAACGGCATTGATGGTGCAGCAAGAGGAAATACCTCTCCATTTGTGCTGCCGATTCGTCCTGGTAGTCACCCGGAAATAGGCAAGAAAAATATTGCGGTAAAAACAGGCTATCAGTTCAAGTTTGAGGTGAAAACACTCGGTAACATGTTCGGTTCAGGCGATGGCATTAAAATTACGCCTACCTTTTATTTTGTAGACAGTACGGGGAAAAATCGACAGGAGGTAGACCTGTACTATCACTCGGGAAATACACGCTTCATCCGAATTGGCTCTAGTGCAGATACAGAGCGAAGACAGGTCATACTGGACACGCGCTTACGAAATGTTTCCCAGCAGGAGTTGACGCAAACGGCTATCTCTCTATGGGCCTTAAACGGTTCAACTGGAGATCAGCAGACGTATGTTCGTCAATTTCTGAAAAATGCACAACAGAACACCTACGTGGGCGGGTACGATGTCATGCTGCTGCCGCCACAATTGCGAACCCTGATTGGCAGCAAGAAGGCTCCATCAGGTGTGAATGCTGCTCGCGTCCAAGCCTCGGTACAATGCTGGTTTGGGGAGTACAGTCTGCCCGCCGCACCTTATGTCGTACCTAAGGGCTTTAATGTAGCTGAGTACGGGCGCACCCATCGGCTGGACGACAAGTCTTCTATTTTTCTTCGGAATGGTTATATTATCGTAAATTTCAAGCTGGAAACGATTCGCAACCAAAAGCTGAACGAGCCGCATTTGCAGTATAAGGATGCGCCGCTCAGCAATCAATGGCAACTGGAGGGCTTTCAGCGTAGCTTTGTTGATCCTTACGGGGCAACCTTCTCCCTGCTGGATGGAGATGTTGTCTTTTATCATGCCAACTTATCCAGCTATAACGACTTTGGAACAGGGGGCACCCATTAA